The window CGCGCGCCTCGAAGTAAGCAAGCTTGGTGAGTTCCTTGATCAGGAGATTGACGACCGCCTTGGAGAGCTTCATGCGCTCGGCCAGATGCGACGGCGTCACCGTGTCCTGTTCGGTCGCGCATTTCGCCGTGAGCCGCAGCAGGAACGACAGTTCGAGCCCGGTTTCCTCGATGCTCATCGGCGCCAGCGGCATCCGGGGATCGAGCGTGGCGGCGAAATCTTCACGAACTTCGTCGAGCGAATGCATGGGAACCTCCTCTACCAATTTGGAGCGGCATGCGGGCGGAACCCGCACACACTTTCCTCGATCCCGCTCTAACCGCCGGGCGCCGTCATGCCGACGAGCAAGCTGATGACGCGGATGACGATGGGAACGAGCACGATGACGAGGCTGACCGGGAACAGGAAAGCTCCGAGCGGCAGCAGCATCTTGATCGGTAGGGCATTGGCCTTTTCCTCCGCCCGCACGATGCGAAGATCCCGCATCTCCTTGCTATAGACCCTGAGCGTCTGGGTGACGCTCGTGCCAAGTTCCTCCGATTGCCGGAACAGCACCGAAAGCGCGCGCGCCTCGTCGATCCGGAGCCGCGCCGCAAGATTGGCAAGCGCCTCGCGCAGTCTTCGGCCGCCGCGTACCTCGAGCATCATGATCGACAGATGCAGGCCGAAATCCTGTCTCTTGCTGACGAATTCCCGCGCGACGCGGTTTGCCGCCGCCTCGAGGCTCATGCCCGCGTCGAGGCAGACGATCAGCATGTCCATGAAATCGGGAAAGAGGCGGCGATACTCCCGCTCCTTCGCGTCGCCTCGCCGGTCGATATAGATATTCACCAGGATGAAAGTCGCGCCGGCGGCGAACATCGCGATGAGGAGCGTCATCAGTCTGGACGTTTCCGGCACGAAGCGGTTCAGAGCCCAGACGGTTGCGACCAGTACGCCCATACAGGCGATCGCGCGGATCATCTGGAAGGTCGTGACCGCATTGGCGCTGAAATAGCCGGCGCGGATCAGTCGGTTCTGCGTCGAATTGGCGTTGGTGTCGCGCCGGGTGATCTCGAAATAGCGGCGGATCAGCCGGTTTTCCGCCTCGCCGAGCTCGTCGATCGCGGCCTCGCCGACGTGAAATTCGTCACCGTGTGCCCTGGCACGCGCCTCGGAGAGGCGGACGCCGACCTCGCGGCGACGGAAGACAACCTCCGATGCGGCTGCGGAAAAGATCAGAACCGAGAAGAAGACGACGAGGTAAATGCCGTACTCGTTCCACATGGCGGCACCTCAATACTCAAAGTTGACCATCTTGTAGAGAATGACATTGCCGATCGCCATCACGATCAGCAGGCTCGTGACGATGATCGAGCCGTAGCCGCTGTTCCAGACCGGGTCGAAATAAGCCGGCGACAGCGCCTTGATCATGCTGTAGAGAAGAAACGGATAGACTGACATGAAGATCGCGGTGAAGCGCCCCTCCGCCGAAATTGCCTTGACCTTCGCCTTCAGCATGAAGCGGTCCCGCAGGGTCTTGGAGAGGTTCTGCAGGATCTCGACCAGATTGCCGCCGGTGCCGGCCTGGACACTGAGCGAGATCGCCAGCAGGTTGAGATCCTCGACCCCCACCCGATCATTGAGGTTGATCAGCGCATCGTCGAGCGTCACGCCATAGGTCAGTTCGTCCGAAAGGAGGCCGAACTCGCTGCCGATCGGATCCGGCATTTCGCGCGCGACCAGCGAAATCGCCGCGGGCAGCGGATGCCCGGCCGCAAGGCTGCGCGTCGCGACGTCGAGCGCCTCGGGCAGCTTTTCCGCGAACTTGCGCATGCGGGTCGCCCGAGCCCGCCAGATAACGATGACAGGGATGAGCAGGCAGATCGCAAGAAAGACCGGAATGCGGACCAGGTTGGTCGGCACGAAGAACTGCACGACAAGCCAGACGGCAAGCGCGCCTGCGACACCATAGAGCGTGAAGCGTTTGCCGTCGAACTTGATACCGGACTGCACGTAGTATTGGCGCAGCCGCTGCATCAGCGGGAGCGAACGCCATTCGGCGCCGCGTTCCTTCAGCATATCGCGGTAGATCTCGCGGTGGTTTTCATTGCCGGCGAGCAGGCTCAGGCGATGGTTGACCGCCTTGCTGCGTTCGGAGGTCCGGAAGTAGCCGCGCAGCAGCGCTTCGGCGGAAATCAGCGCCGCGACGAAGACGGCGCCGTAAAGGAGCAGGAGCGTCATTTCTTGCCTCCCGTCTGCAACGGCTTGCCGGGCTCGAAGATCGACTGCGGCACGACGATGCCGACTTCGGCGAATTCCTCGACGAAGCGCGGTCTCAGGCCCGAGGCGCGGAATTCGCCGACGATCCGGCCGTTCTCGTCGGTGCCGGTCTTCTTGAAGCGCATGATCTCCTGCATCTGCACGACCTCGCCCTCCATGCC is drawn from Sinorhizobium sojae CCBAU 05684 and contains these coding sequences:
- a CDS encoding type II secretion system F family protein — translated: MWNEYGIYLVVFFSVLIFSAAASEVVFRRREVGVRLSEARARAHGDEFHVGEAAIDELGEAENRLIRRYFEITRRDTNANSTQNRLIRAGYFSANAVTTFQMIRAIACMGVLVATVWALNRFVPETSRLMTLLIAMFAAGATFILVNIYIDRRGDAKEREYRRLFPDFMDMLIVCLDAGMSLEAAANRVAREFVSKRQDFGLHLSIMMLEVRGGRRLREALANLAARLRIDEARALSVLFRQSEELGTSVTQTLRVYSKEMRDLRIVRAEEKANALPIKMLLPLGAFLFPVSLVIVLVPIVIRVISLLVGMTAPGG
- a CDS encoding type II secretion system F family protein: MTLLLLYGAVFVAALISAEALLRGYFRTSERSKAVNHRLSLLAGNENHREIYRDMLKERGAEWRSLPLMQRLRQYYVQSGIKFDGKRFTLYGVAGALAVWLVVQFFVPTNLVRIPVFLAICLLIPVIVIWRARATRMRKFAEKLPEALDVATRSLAAGHPLPAAISLVAREMPDPIGSEFGLLSDELTYGVTLDDALINLNDRVGVEDLNLLAISLSVQAGTGGNLVEILQNLSKTLRDRFMLKAKVKAISAEGRFTAIFMSVYPFLLYSMIKALSPAYFDPVWNSGYGSIIVTSLLIVMAIGNVILYKMVNFEY